Genomic segment of Gammaproteobacteria bacterium:
CCTCGGTCCCGGGGCGTAAGCGTCATCGGCGCACGGTTGGCGCTCGCGCACATCTCCATGAGCGTGAGTGCGGCGACGTATATGGTCTGCGGCACTCCGTTGATGGTGAAAGCATGATACTTGAAGCCGCGCTTGTCCTTGTCAATCAGGAACTGGAACACGGCCGCGGTCGGCCGTCCGTTGTAGGTGACCCCGCCGTGGATGTTGACAAAATCGCGACCCCGGGAATCGGCGCCGGCTTCCCAGCGGGGCGCTGCCAGAAATGCGTTGACTTCCTGCTCCACGGTGCGCTGCTTGCAGTTGTCGAGATAGGAACTTTTCACCAGGGGAATGTCACCGGCGTCCGGCATCCAGCGCGGGTCGGCAGCGAGCAGCCCCTGGTTCTGCCTTTGTTCCGCCGCCACCTGCGCCGCCGTGGGTTTGGCGTAGCCGGTCTGGATGATGACCGCAGCCAGCACTACGCCCGCAATTAGCACCAACTCCACGACGAGCGCACCCGCCAGCCAGTTGCCGAGCTGCCAGCGCCGTCGCGTCCGCAGGTAGGCCGGGTAGCCGGCCGGCCAGAGCAGCGTCACCAGCGCCAGCCAGCCGAGCATGGTTTGCATGGGGCGCCCGGAGTCCCACGCGGCCGGGGACTGGAAAATCTCGCTGGCCGCGAACGCGCCGCACACCAGCACCATGAGCACCAGCACCAGGACGAGTCCGACCGTCGAATGGGTGGCGAGCGCCACCGCCAGCAACGCCACGGCCGCCAGCACCGGCGTAGCCAGCAAGAAAATGCCGTGATCCGCACTCGTGGTGCCCGAGGCCAATAGCTTGCGCGCCACCGGCGCGCCGGGCGAGGCGCCGCACTGCGCGCAGCGACTGCCGGGCACGGTGTGCGCGCCGCAGTGTACGCAGGTCGTCGGAGTGTTGCCGCCGGTTGTCATGCGATTGTAAATACCGATGCGGCCGCAGCCGCCGGCGATCGGCGAACGCGCAGGTATTTCAAGGTTGGGTTACGTCAATCGGTTGACGGCAAACAAAAAGCCCGAACAAACGCTTCCTCCGGGCCGCGGGAATGCGCCATGCCGAGCGCACACGTGGCTGTCATTTGAGCTGGTCCAGCACCTGCATTTCGGGTACTGCCAGAAACGTGTGCGGATTGTCCGGATCGTGGCTCACCGGCAGCGTGCCACACATGAGCTGCGAGAGCGCGGTCTTGCCGTCTATGCCCGGCTGCGGACTGCCGCCCAGATCGTATTTCAGTACCTGGCCGCGCGCGTTCCATTCCCTGGGCAAATCGCGTGCACTCGGGCGCACTTCCACTGTGACCTCGATCCAGCGGTTCCAGCCCCAGGTTTCGGTGTGGAAGTTGTAGGGATTGCCGCCGTTGGACGCCTGCGTGGCGTGCCAGTTGATGAGGTCGTAGCCGCGCTGATTGAGACCAATGCAGGAAATGGTAAGTTGCTTCACGGCCCGTTGAATGATGTGCTGGTTGTCAACCGGCACATTCGGCGCCATGGATACGGTTTTGTCGGGAGTTTTGCCACAGGCGCCGAGCAGCAGGGTGGCAAGCATGACGATGATGAACCTGTTCATGGCTACACACTCCGTTTGCCGCCAACCTGCAGAAAGTATAGATCAGGGAATCGGGACCGGGTTGCGCCTCAAGGCCGGCGCCGCCGGCCATGCGCCAGCAGGTACCACATCAATCCGCCCAGGACCACCACCAGGACCAGGATGAAATACAGACTGCCCTGATCAAAGTATCCGGCGTAGCGGCGCAGGTGACGCCCGAGGAAATAGGTGCCGAGGCCCCAGACGCCGACCCAGAGCAGGGCGCCCGTGGCATTGAAGAGCAGGAAACGCCTGAAACTCATGGCCGCGGTTCCAGCCACCAGTCCATTCACCTGGCGCAGGACCTCGAAGAAGCGCGCAAACGTCACCACCCAGCCGCCGTAACGGGTAAAGGTCGTCTGCATGCGCTCGATCTGCGCGTCGCCGATGCGCACGTATTTGCCGAAACGCATGATCAGACGGTGGCCGCCGAAATAGCCGATGGCATACCCCAGGCTGTCGCCGATGGTCGCTGCCAGGAAGGCGATGATCAGCACCAGAACGATATTGAGCTGGCCGTGCGATGCCAGTACCGCGGCGGCAATCAGCAGGGTCTGGCCGGGGGCGGGTACACCAAAACTCTCGACGAAGATGACCGCAAACAGGATTAAGTAACCGTACTGCGTGAGATACGGCTCGAGCCATGTCAGCGCATCATGCAGGAACCCCATGAATCTGTGCTCGGCGCGAATCAGCGTGGCGGCATGGTAACAGATGAACCGCGGGCGCTGCCTGCGGTTGGATTACCGTACCCGGCGTACTCCCGACGTCAGACCGGACGACATTTTGCGTGTGGGCGTTGGCCGGATGACGAGCTTGCCAGGCTCAGATTGTGGTGCGCCGCGCACGCACGCGCATCCGCCCGGACCACGCAAGCCCTCGTAAAAGTGGTTTGCATGAATCACTGGGGCGCACGCCGGGGCGGCGCCCCGGGCCGTGGGCGTAGGCGGGTTCCTGACCCATGCAAGCTGCGGCGTACCGGGTATGAATGGCGAAAAACCACCGATTAACGGTCTTGTCCCCGTTTTATGTTCAGGCGCATCATGTTGAAGCCCGTTTGGAGGGCCTGATTTCGCTTGCACCCGCGTTGTTTGGACAGGTCCCGGTTCACACCAGGGAGTCGGCCTTGGAGATTAATGCCATAGACGCCCGCTTGCTTCTTAATTTTGGCCTGTTCAGCCAGCTGGCAGCCGCTGTGCTGCTGGTCGTGTTGTTCCTGTTGCTGCGACGGCATGCGCTGCGACGGCCGTACTTCCGTGCCTGGAGCAGCGCCTGGATTGCGCTCGCCATAGGCCTGGCCGCGCTCACCCTGCGCTACAACCTGCTGCCTTTGGTCCTGGGCCAAGGCTCCGGCATGGATCGGTGGGTCACGGGCTGCAATTTCATCTATCAGTTCGGGAAGCTGGCGTTTCTGCTGCTGCTGCTGCATGGCACGCTGCTGTACCTCAAGGGCGGGGCGCATGAGTCATTTGGCTTCATGCGCTGGTTGTGGGCCGGAGTGGGTGCGATCACCCTGGCATCCGTGCTCGCGTCTTCCAGTCTGCAGGCCGTAATGTTCTGGCAGGGACTCTGCAACCTGGTGGTATTTGTGTTTTGCGCAATCGCAATGCTCGCGTTGCCCAAGTCGCGCCGCAGCTTGGGGACACGCACCACCGGCACGGTGCTGGCAGCCATGGCATTGCTGTGGTTGGCCTATCTGATGGCGTTGGCCAGTACCGTGGTACCCCAGGTACACGCGACCGCGGGCCTGGAAGCCCTGCTGAACGGCCCCAACAATTATCTGGACCTGATTCTTGGCATGTTGCTGGCGTTCGGCATGGTGCTGGTGCTGTTCGAGGACCTGCGCCGGGAGATAGACACCGCTCACCGGGAGTTGCGCGTGGCGCACGAGCAACTGCTGCGCGAGTCATTTATCGATGCGCTCACCGGCGCCTACAACCGGCGCGCGCTCAGTGAGGGTACCGGACTGGAGGACGCCAAAGGCAGTTTCGGCGTGCTGGTGGCATTGGACGTGGACAACCTCAAGGACGTAAACGACGCGTATGGCCACAAGCATGGCGACGCACTCTTGCAGCACTTGGCCTCGGTATTGCGCGCCGGCCTGCGGCCGTCCGACAAGCTGTACCGCATGGGTGGCGATGAATTCCTGGTGGTGATGCCGCGCGCGGTGGTGCGCACGGCCGCGGCGCGCATCAAGGAAATCATCGCCAACGCCCCGCCGCTGCGACTCGCCGACAGCGACACATCGCTGGAGCTGCGCGCCAGCGTTGGTGCGGCGGAGTTCGCCAGCATCGAGGAGCTCGACATCGCGCTGCATAGCGCGGATCGCTCCATGTACGATCAGAAGCGCGCCAGCCACCAACAGCACCCCGTGTTGCCCGGAGCCGTCAGACTGCAGAACGGCCACTGACCATGGACTCCGCGGTCCCGACGTGCCGGCGGCGGGCGGATATGCGCTGAATCCGGAGCAAGCAGCTGTCATTTTTGGCGCGCTGGGCTATGCTTCACGGAATAGGCAGGCGCGGCGCACGGCGCCTTCCGACCTGCGGACATGGCGCGTTTCCGGAGTCCAAGTGAAACCTACTGATACCACCCATCCCGACTACTTTCACAGGGTCGTGGATTGCCAATGGGCGTGCCCGGCCCACACCAACGTGCCTGAATACATACGCCTGATCGCCCAGGGGCGGTTTGCCGACGCCTACATGCTCAACCGGGAATCCAACGTGTTCCCCGGCATCCTGGGGCGCACCTGCGACCGGCCCTGTGAACCTGCCTGCCGCCGCGGGCGCGTGGATGAAAAACCCGTGGCCATCTGCCGGCTGAAACGCGTAGCCGCGGATTACAGGGAAGATATCCGTGCACGCCTGCCGAAAATCCCGCAACAGAAGAACGGCAGGCGCATCGCCTGCGTGGGCGCGGGCTGCGCTTCACTTACGGTCGCCAACGATCTGCTGCCGCTCGGCTACCAGATCACGATGTTCGAAAAGCAGC
This window contains:
- a CDS encoding DedA family protein produces the protein MGFLHDALTWLEPYLTQYGYLILFAVIFVESFGVPAPGQTLLIAAAVLASHGQLNIVLVLIIAFLAATIGDSLGYAIGYFGGHRLIMRFGKYVRIGDAQIERMQTTFTRYGGWVVTFARFFEVLRQVNGLVAGTAAMSFRRFLLFNATGALLWVGVWGLGTYFLGRHLRRYAGYFDQGSLYFILVLVVVLGGLMWYLLAHGRRRRP
- a CDS encoding GGDEF domain-containing protein — translated: MEINAIDARLLLNFGLFSQLAAAVLLVVLFLLLRRHALRRPYFRAWSSAWIALAIGLAALTLRYNLLPLVLGQGSGMDRWVTGCNFIYQFGKLAFLLLLLHGTLLYLKGGAHESFGFMRWLWAGVGAITLASVLASSSLQAVMFWQGLCNLVVFVFCAIAMLALPKSRRSLGTRTTGTVLAAMALLWLAYLMALASTVVPQVHATAGLEALLNGPNNYLDLILGMLLAFGMVLVLFEDLRREIDTAHRELRVAHEQLLRESFIDALTGAYNRRALSEGTGLEDAKGSFGVLVALDVDNLKDVNDAYGHKHGDALLQHLASVLRAGLRPSDKLYRMGGDEFLVVMPRAVVRTAAARIKEIIANAPPLRLADSDTSLELRASVGAAEFASIEELDIALHSADRSMYDQKRASHQQHPVLPGAVRLQNGH